The Streptomyces sp. Mut1 genome window below encodes:
- a CDS encoding SDR family oxidoreductase: protein MSERTTALVTGANKGIGYEIAAGLGALGWSVGVGARDDGRREAAVERLRAAGADAFGVPLDVTDDASVTAAAQLIEERAGRLDVLVNNAGITGGLPQEPTRVDPADIRTVVETNVIGIVRVTNAMLPLLRRSASPRIVNMSSSVGSLTRQSGTATETTTGPVAAAYAPSKTFLNAVTVQYARELRDTDILINLGCPGFVATDLNGFRGVRTPEQGAAIAIELATLPDDGPTGGFFEDAGVVPW from the coding sequence ATGAGCGAACGAACGACTGCGCTGGTCACCGGCGCGAACAAGGGAATCGGCTACGAGATCGCCGCGGGCCTGGGCGCCCTCGGCTGGAGCGTCGGCGTCGGCGCCCGGGACGACGGGCGCCGGGAGGCTGCGGTGGAGCGGCTGCGCGCGGCCGGGGCGGACGCGTTCGGCGTACCCCTGGACGTGACGGACGACGCGAGCGTGACCGCCGCCGCGCAACTGATCGAGGAACGGGCCGGGCGCCTCGACGTGCTGGTCAACAACGCCGGCATCACCGGCGGGCTGCCGCAGGAGCCCACCCGGGTCGATCCCGCCGACATCCGGACCGTCGTGGAGACCAACGTGATCGGCATCGTCCGCGTCACCAACGCGATGCTGCCCCTGCTGCGCCGCTCCGCCTCGCCCCGGATCGTGAACATGTCCAGCAGCGTCGGCTCACTCACCCGGCAGTCGGGAACCGCCACGGAGACGACGACGGGCCCGGTGGCCGCCGCGTACGCGCCGTCGAAGACCTTCCTGAACGCGGTCACCGTGCAGTACGCCCGGGAGCTGAGGGACACGGACATCCTGATCAACCTGGGCTGCCCCGGCTTCGTCGCGACCGACCTCAACGGATTCCGCGGGGTGCGCACCCCCGAACAGGGCGCGGCGATCGCCATCGAGCTGGCGACCCTGCCCGACGACGGCCCGACCGGCGGGTTCTTCGAGGACGCGGGCGTCGTGCCCTGGTGA
- a CDS encoding LysR family transcriptional regulator, whose product METRELRYFVAVAEELHFGRAAQRLGIAQPPLSRAVQQLERRLGAALLDRTSRTVTLTEAGSVLLTEGRAALDAIAAAERRTRRAAPSATGGAGLVLVTKASASRELLARLLDAYAAEEGAVPVEVILCGPAEQERFLREGRADVALLHRPFDSTAGFHTEDLRTEGQVAVLPAGHPLTARAQVRLADITGLPGLPLPRWPAPDGTYPPGPGPQVRDHAQLLQLVALGRACAVSPESCRAQLPDDLAAVPVLDAPAVTTVIAWPPHSRSRPVADLVRTATRLPWSEASR is encoded by the coding sequence ATGGAGACGCGGGAACTGCGGTACTTCGTGGCCGTCGCCGAGGAGTTGCACTTCGGGCGCGCGGCACAGCGGCTCGGGATCGCGCAGCCGCCCCTGTCGCGGGCCGTCCAGCAGCTCGAACGGCGGCTCGGCGCGGCGCTGCTGGACCGGACCAGCCGGACCGTCACGCTCACCGAGGCCGGCTCGGTGCTGCTGACCGAGGGCCGGGCGGCCCTCGACGCGATCGCCGCCGCCGAGCGCCGGACCCGCCGTGCCGCCCCTTCCGCGACCGGCGGGGCCGGTCTGGTCCTGGTGACGAAGGCCAGCGCGTCCCGCGAGCTGCTGGCGAGACTGCTCGACGCGTACGCCGCCGAGGAGGGCGCGGTCCCCGTCGAAGTGATCCTGTGCGGTCCGGCCGAGCAGGAGCGGTTCCTGCGCGAGGGCCGGGCCGATGTGGCGCTGCTGCACCGGCCGTTCGACTCGACGGCCGGGTTCCACACCGAGGACCTCCGCACGGAGGGCCAGGTGGCTGTCCTGCCGGCCGGGCATCCGCTCACCGCCCGCGCCCAGGTGCGCCTGGCCGACATCACGGGCCTGCCGGGCCTGCCGCTGCCGCGCTGGCCCGCCCCCGACGGCACGTACCCGCCCGGCCCAGGCCCGCAGGTCCGCGACCACGCACAGCTGCTGCAACTCGTCGCGCTCGGCCGGGCCTGCGCGGTCTCACCGGAGTCGTGCCGGGCCCAGCTGCCCGACGACCTCGCCGCCGTGCCCGTGCTGGACGCCCCGGCGGTCACCACCGTCATCGCCTGGCCCCCGCACAGCCGGTCCAGGCCCGTCGCCGACCTCGTCCGGACCGCGACACGTCTCCCGTGGTCCGAGGCATCGCGCTGA
- a CDS encoding NUDIX hydrolase: MAIPDFIREIRATAGQQLLLLPGVTAVVFDDEGRVLLGRRADTGKWSVIGGISEPGEQPAQTAEREVHEETAVHCVAERVVLTQALPALQYANGDRCQFLDITFRCRATGGTARVNDDESLDVGWFHVDALPELAEFSLLRIKQALTDGPTWFEATVPQ, encoded by the coding sequence ATGGCAATTCCTGACTTCATCCGCGAGATCCGTGCCACCGCCGGGCAGCAGCTGCTCCTGCTGCCCGGCGTCACCGCCGTCGTCTTCGACGACGAGGGAAGAGTGCTGCTGGGGCGGCGCGCCGACACCGGCAAGTGGTCCGTGATCGGCGGCATCTCGGAGCCCGGGGAGCAGCCCGCGCAGACGGCGGAGCGCGAGGTGCACGAGGAGACCGCCGTGCACTGTGTCGCGGAGCGGGTCGTCCTCACCCAGGCACTGCCGGCCCTTCAGTACGCGAACGGGGACCGCTGCCAGTTCCTGGACATCACCTTCCGCTGCCGCGCCACCGGCGGCACGGCCCGGGTCAACGACGACGAGTCGCTGGACGTCGGCTGGTTCCACGTGGACGCGCTGCCGGAGCTGGCCGAGTTCTCGCTGCTGCGGATCAAGCAGGCGCTGACCGACGGACCCACCTGGTTCGAGGCCACCGTCCCGCAGTGA
- the lnt gene encoding apolipoprotein N-acyltransferase produces MSTTIAQVGEPQKPAAAPRTGRLLSRLVRPGAAVLSGLMLYASFPPRPLWWLVLPGFALLGWVLFERRARAAFGLGLLAGLGFMLPLLHWTGEEVGPVPWLALAAAEALFIAAGCLGISAVSRLPGGPLWAAAVWTLDEAVRARVPFGGFPWGKIAFGQADSVFLPLAALGGTPLLSFAVVLCGFGLFEAVRRFARHRATGELPRLAAAAAAATVLVPLAGAFAALPLVDDAAEDGTATVAAIQGNVPRLGLDFNSQRRAVLDNHANRTEQLARDVKAGKVPQPDFVLWPENSSDLDPYRNPDARIVIDDAVRAIGVPTVIGAVVEPDTGGLRNTLIQWDPDKGPVDTYDKRHIQPFGEYMPMRSFVRLFSSDVDRVQRDFGPGEKVGVFDLAGTYAGLVTCYEAAFDDAVRDTVEHGAQLIAVPSNNATFGRSEMTYQQLAMSRVRAVEHSRSVVVPVTSGVSAVIRPDGTVVRKTKMFTPDALVEEVPLRSSLTPATRMGPLPEGVLVLLALGGLGWAGARVVRARRVR; encoded by the coding sequence GTGAGCACCACCATCGCCCAGGTCGGCGAACCGCAGAAGCCCGCCGCCGCCCCCCGAACAGGCCGCCTGCTGTCACGCCTCGTACGGCCCGGGGCCGCCGTGCTCTCCGGGCTGATGCTCTACGCGAGCTTCCCGCCCCGGCCGCTGTGGTGGCTGGTTCTGCCCGGTTTCGCGCTCCTCGGCTGGGTTCTGTTCGAGCGCAGGGCACGCGCCGCGTTCGGGCTCGGGCTGCTCGCCGGGCTCGGGTTCATGCTGCCGCTGCTGCACTGGACCGGCGAGGAGGTCGGCCCGGTGCCGTGGCTGGCGCTCGCCGCGGCCGAGGCGCTGTTCATCGCGGCCGGCTGCCTCGGGATCTCCGCCGTCTCCCGGCTTCCCGGCGGCCCGCTGTGGGCGGCCGCCGTCTGGACACTGGACGAGGCGGTCCGCGCCCGGGTGCCGTTCGGCGGCTTCCCCTGGGGGAAGATCGCCTTCGGGCAGGCGGACAGCGTGTTCCTGCCGCTCGCCGCGCTCGGCGGCACCCCGCTGCTCTCCTTCGCCGTGGTGCTCTGCGGCTTCGGTCTGTTCGAGGCGGTACGCCGCTTCGCCCGCCACCGGGCCACCGGGGAGCTGCCCCGCCTCGCCGCCGCCGCGGCGGCGGCGACCGTCCTCGTACCGCTGGCCGGTGCCTTCGCGGCGCTGCCGCTGGTCGACGACGCGGCCGAGGACGGCACGGCCACCGTCGCCGCGATCCAGGGCAACGTGCCCCGGCTCGGCCTCGACTTCAACTCCCAGCGCCGCGCCGTGCTCGACAACCACGCCAACCGCACGGAGCAGCTCGCCCGGGACGTGAAGGCCGGCAAGGTCCCGCAGCCGGACTTCGTCCTGTGGCCGGAGAACTCCTCCGACCTCGACCCCTACCGCAACCCGGACGCGCGGATCGTCATCGACGACGCGGTGAGGGCGATCGGGGTGCCGACCGTGATCGGCGCGGTCGTCGAACCCGACACGGGCGGCCTGCGCAACACCCTCATCCAGTGGGACCCGGACAAGGGCCCGGTCGACACCTACGACAAGCGGCACATCCAGCCGTTCGGCGAGTACATGCCGATGCGCTCCTTCGTACGCCTGTTCAGCTCGGACGTCGACCGGGTGCAGCGCGACTTCGGACCGGGCGAGAAGGTGGGCGTCTTCGACCTGGCGGGCACCTACGCCGGGCTCGTCACCTGCTACGAGGCCGCGTTCGACGACGCCGTACGCGACACCGTCGAGCACGGCGCCCAGCTGATCGCCGTCCCCAGCAACAACGCCACCTTCGGCCGCAGCGAGATGACCTACCAGCAGCTGGCGATGTCCCGGGTGCGCGCCGTCGAGCACAGCCGGTCCGTCGTCGTCCCCGTCACCAGCGGGGTCAGCGCCGTGATCCGCCCGGACGGCACGGTCGTGCGGAAGACGAAGATGTTCACCCCGGACGCCCTGGTGGAGGAGGTGCCGCTGCGCTCCTCGCTGACCCCCGCGACCCGGATGGGCCCGCTGCCCGAGGGCGTGCTGGTGCTCCTCGCGCTCGGCGGACTCGGCTGGGCGGGGGCGCGGGTGGTGCGCGCCCGGCGCGTGCGCTGA
- a CDS encoding O-antigen ligase family protein — translation MTESAGRGPEGGTASDAVGALILATCAIWSLISAAGRETRPEGVLLALLAVAAGFACGRICGTLLPVATAAGAALAALLMALAWRHGMPGATATADIAPGQTGAAAALLVLATGAACCAAAASRRGPLRAALRLLALGTAGAALGLGSVAGFAAGLGVLLCSLAAARTRRRLLGLTGLALATGLIVATSWAVAEGALPDGLTVSLEGQLTRNRVDLWQDAARLAGQHPALGIGPGRFAELSPTAQQSLGSDGKPHSAPWQQAAEQGVVGVVLLGAAFGWLLYVLWRSPRTTSVALTAGAALTALAALASVGNALSFTPVTAGAGLLAGLASARRPIGAGEPCGPDADPGPESDPGPEVRPRPGNPRTAGAGGRG, via the coding sequence ATGACTGAATCAGCGGGGCGGGGGCCCGAGGGCGGCACCGCTTCCGATGCCGTCGGGGCCCTGATCCTCGCCACCTGCGCGATCTGGTCGCTGATCAGCGCGGCGGGGCGCGAGACCAGGCCCGAGGGCGTGCTGCTCGCCCTGCTCGCGGTCGCGGCGGGCTTCGCCTGCGGGCGCATCTGCGGCACGCTGCTGCCGGTGGCGACCGCGGCGGGCGCGGCGCTGGCCGCTCTGCTCATGGCGCTCGCCTGGCGGCACGGCATGCCGGGTGCGACGGCCACCGCGGACATCGCGCCGGGACAGACCGGGGCCGCCGCCGCGCTGCTGGTCCTCGCCACGGGGGCCGCCTGCTGCGCGGCCGCCGCCTCCCGGCGCGGTCCGCTGCGCGCCGCTCTGCGGCTGCTGGCCCTGGGGACGGCGGGTGCCGCGCTCGGGCTGGGCTCGGTGGCCGGGTTCGCTGCGGGGCTCGGCGTGCTGCTGTGCTCGCTGGCCGCCGCCAGGACGCGGCGCCGGCTGCTCGGTCTCACCGGTCTGGCGCTGGCCACCGGGCTGATCGTCGCGACCTCGTGGGCCGTGGCCGAGGGGGCGCTGCCCGACGGCCTCACGGTTTCCCTGGAGGGCCAGCTCACCCGCAACCGGGTCGATCTCTGGCAGGACGCCGCACGGCTGGCCGGGCAGCACCCCGCGCTGGGCATCGGGCCGGGCCGCTTCGCCGAGCTGAGTCCGACCGCGCAGCAGAGCCTCGGTTCGGACGGGAAGCCGCACTCGGCCCCGTGGCAGCAGGCCGCCGAGCAGGGCGTGGTGGGGGTGGTGCTGCTGGGCGCCGCGTTCGGCTGGCTGCTGTACGTACTGTGGCGCTCGCCGCGCACCACGTCGGTGGCCCTGACGGCGGGCGCCGCGCTCACGGCTCTGGCCGCGCTGGCGAGCGTGGGCAACGCGCTGAGCTTCACGCCGGTCACGGCGGGGGCGGGGCTGCTGGCGGGGCTGGCGTCGGCCAGGCGGCCGATCGGGGCGGGCGAGCCGTGCGGCCCGGACGCGGACCCGGGCCCGGAATCGGACCCCGGGCCGGAGGTCAGGCCCCGGCCGGGAAACCCGAGGACGGCAGGTGCAGGCGGTCGCGGATGA
- a CDS encoding glutamate racemase: protein MKIALMDSGIGLLAAAAAVRRLRPDADLVLSSDPDGMPWGPRTPEDVTAHALAVARSAAAHRPDALIVACNTASVHALATLRAELEPGLPVIGTVPAIKPAAAGGGSVAIWATPATTGSPYQRRLIRDFAGSAAVTEVPCPGLADAVEHADEAGIDKALAAAAALTPPDVRAVVLGCTHYELVAERIREAVRGPGRPPVALHGSAGAVAAQALRRIGAEPAPSAEPSTAIAVLLSGRVAELPQAALTYSEGRGLAAVGSVR, encoded by the coding sequence GTGAAGATCGCGCTCATGGACTCCGGAATCGGCCTGCTCGCCGCCGCCGCCGCGGTACGCCGGCTGCGTCCGGACGCCGATCTGGTGCTCTCGTCCGACCCGGACGGCATGCCCTGGGGGCCCCGCACACCCGAAGACGTGACGGCCCACGCGCTCGCGGTGGCCAGGTCCGCCGCCGCCCACCGGCCCGACGCGCTGATCGTCGCCTGCAACACCGCCTCCGTGCACGCGCTGGCGACGCTGCGCGCCGAACTGGAACCCGGGCTGCCGGTCATCGGCACCGTCCCCGCGATCAAGCCGGCCGCGGCGGGGGGCGGCTCCGTCGCGATCTGGGCCACCCCGGCGACCACCGGCAGCCCGTACCAGCGCCGGCTGATCCGCGACTTCGCCGGGTCCGCCGCCGTCACCGAGGTGCCCTGTCCGGGCCTGGCCGACGCCGTGGAGCACGCCGACGAGGCGGGGATCGACAAGGCACTCGCCGCCGCCGCCGCGCTCACCCCGCCCGATGTGCGGGCCGTCGTCCTGGGCTGCACCCACTACGAGCTGGTCGCCGAACGCATCCGCGAGGCCGTTCGCGGGCCCGGCCGCCCCCCGGTCGCCCTGCACGGCTCCGCCGGGGCCGTCGCCGCCCAGGCACTGCGCCGGATCGGGGCCGAACCCGCTCCGTCGGCCGAACCCTCCACCGCCATCGCGGTACTCCTCAGCGGACGTGTCGCCGAGCTGCCGCAGGCCGCGCTGACCTACTCCGAGGGGCGCGGGCTGGCCGCTGTCGGCTCCGTCCGCTGA
- a CDS encoding glycosyltransferase — translation MSAVAWIAVGSLAAWVWLLLCQGFFWRTDQRLPGRADPERWPSVAIVVPARDEAAMLPVSLPSLLAQDYPGTAEIFLVDDCSKDGTGDVARALSVRYGGLPVTVVSPGEPDPGWTGKLWAVRHGMALARARDPEYLLLTDADIAHEPDSLRELVAAAGTGGFDLVSQMARLRVASVWERLVVPAFVYFFSQLYPFRWVNRATGRTAAAAGGCVLLRTRTAVRAGVPDVIRQAVIDDVALARAVRRAGGRIWLGLAERVDSVRPYPRLTDLWRMVSRSAYAQLRHHPLVLLGTVLGLALVYLAPPVTLVAGVLGAGPVAAVAGGLAWAVMAGTYMPMLGYYRQSLWLAPLLPVTALLYLLMTVDSAVQHYRGRGAAWKGRTYARPEAAPDQ, via the coding sequence ATGAGCGCCGTTGCCTGGATCGCCGTGGGTTCGCTTGCCGCATGGGTGTGGCTGCTGCTGTGCCAGGGGTTCTTCTGGCGCACCGACCAGCGGCTGCCGGGACGCGCGGACCCGGAGCGCTGGCCGTCGGTCGCCATTGTCGTGCCCGCCCGCGACGAGGCGGCCATGCTGCCGGTGAGCCTGCCGTCGCTGCTGGCGCAGGACTATCCGGGGACCGCGGAGATCTTCCTGGTCGACGACTGCAGCAAGGACGGCACCGGGGACGTCGCCCGCGCGCTGTCCGTGCGGTACGGGGGGCTTCCGGTGACGGTGGTCTCTCCGGGGGAGCCCGATCCGGGCTGGACGGGCAAGCTCTGGGCCGTACGGCACGGGATGGCGCTGGCGCGCGCCCGGGACCCGGAGTACCTGCTGCTGACGGACGCGGACATCGCGCACGAGCCGGACAGTCTGCGGGAGCTGGTGGCCGCCGCGGGGACGGGTGGCTTCGACCTGGTCTCGCAGATGGCGCGGCTGCGGGTGGCGAGCGTCTGGGAGCGGCTCGTGGTGCCGGCCTTCGTCTACTTCTTCTCCCAGCTCTATCCGTTCCGGTGGGTCAACCGGGCCACGGGGCGGACGGCGGCCGCGGCGGGCGGCTGTGTGCTGCTGCGGACGCGGACGGCGGTGCGGGCCGGGGTGCCGGATGTGATCCGGCAGGCGGTGATCGACGACGTGGCGCTGGCCCGCGCGGTACGGCGTGCGGGAGGCCGGATCTGGCTGGGGCTCGCGGAGCGGGTGGACAGTGTGCGCCCCTACCCGCGCCTGACCGACCTGTGGCGGATGGTCTCGCGCAGCGCGTACGCCCAGCTGCGGCACCATCCGCTGGTGCTGCTCGGTACGGTGCTCGGGCTCGCGCTGGTCTATCTCGCGCCGCCCGTGACGCTGGTCGCCGGGGTGCTGGGGGCGGGTCCGGTGGCGGCGGTGGCCGGCGGCCTGGCGTGGGCCGTGATGGCCGGGACGTACATGCCGATGCTGGGGTACTACCGGCAGTCGCTGTGGCTGGCCCCGCTGCTGCCGGTCACGGCGCTGCTGTACCTGCTGATGACGGTCGATTCGGCGGTGCAGCACTACCGGGGCCGCGGCGCGGCCTGGAAGGGGCGTACGTACGCCCGTCCCGAGGCCGCACCGGATCAGTGA
- a CDS encoding TerD family protein: MGASMTMQKGTNVPVAAQSVRVELGWHTAPGTPDVDASALLLLSSGKVRDDADFVFYNQPAHASGAVRHEGKRTEGGAATDTLAVDLARVEPAVDRVVLAASADGGTFGRVSGLYVRLMDASNGAELARFDSSDATMETAFILGELYRRQGAWKFRAVGQGYDSGLEGLATDFGISVDEPQQPRAPQQPQPPQPATRVAAAPPPPPAPQQPQPTLAAPMAPPVPPAPPAPPAPQPVRLTKVTLTKEAPSVSLAKQGGTSGAMRVNLNWETRKQFKGWGSKLGRAVANHADLDLDLCALYELADGRKGVVQALGNAFGSLHQPPFIHLDGDDRTGAVDTGENLTINLDHKAGIRRILIFVTIYEGARSFADLHATVTLQPQNGAPIDFSLDECTVPSTVCALALLTNTGGDLTVQREARYLVPQRGVSPQRTIDQAYGWGMNWTPGRK; encoded by the coding sequence ATGGGGGCGAGCATGACCATGCAAAAGGGAACCAATGTCCCAGTGGCGGCCCAGTCCGTGCGCGTCGAACTGGGGTGGCACACCGCCCCGGGGACGCCGGACGTGGACGCCTCCGCGCTCCTTCTCCTCAGCTCGGGAAAGGTGCGCGACGACGCGGACTTCGTCTTCTACAACCAGCCCGCCCATGCCTCCGGCGCGGTGCGCCACGAGGGCAAGCGCACCGAGGGCGGTGCGGCGACCGACACCCTGGCCGTCGACCTGGCCCGGGTGGAGCCCGCCGTCGACCGCGTGGTGCTGGCCGCTTCGGCGGACGGCGGCACGTTCGGCCGGGTGAGCGGACTGTACGTACGGCTCATGGACGCGTCCAACGGCGCCGAACTGGCGCGCTTCGACAGCTCCGACGCCACGATGGAGACGGCCTTCATCCTCGGCGAGCTCTACCGCCGCCAGGGCGCCTGGAAGTTCCGGGCCGTCGGCCAGGGCTACGACTCCGGACTCGAAGGGCTCGCCACGGACTTCGGGATCTCCGTCGACGAACCCCAGCAGCCCCGGGCCCCCCAGCAGCCGCAGCCGCCGCAGCCGGCCACGCGGGTCGCCGCCGCGCCGCCGCCCCCGCCGGCCCCCCAGCAGCCGCAGCCGACCCTCGCCGCCCCGATGGCCCCGCCCGTCCCGCCCGCGCCCCCGGCACCGCCCGCCCCGCAGCCCGTCCGGCTCACCAAGGTGACGCTCACGAAGGAAGCGCCGTCCGTCTCGCTCGCCAAGCAGGGCGGCACCTCGGGGGCCATGCGGGTCAATCTCAACTGGGAGACCCGCAAGCAGTTCAAGGGCTGGGGCAGCAAGCTCGGCCGGGCCGTCGCGAACCACGCCGACCTCGACCTGGACCTCTGCGCGCTCTACGAGCTGGCCGACGGGCGCAAGGGCGTCGTGCAGGCGCTCGGAAACGCCTTCGGCTCCCTCCACCAGCCGCCCTTCATCCACCTCGACGGCGACGACCGCACCGGCGCCGTCGACACCGGCGAGAACCTGACGATCAACCTCGACCACAAGGCCGGCATCCGCCGGATCCTGATCTTCGTCACCATCTACGAGGGGGCCCGGAGCTTCGCCGACCTGCACGCGACCGTCACCCTCCAGCCCCAGAACGGCGCGCCGATCGACTTCTCGCTGGACGAGTGCACGGTCCCGTCCACGGTCTGCGCCCTCGCGCTCCTCACCAACACGGGGGGCGACCTCACCGTGCAGCGCGAGGCCCGCTACCTGGTGCCGCAGCGCGGTGTCAGCCCGCAGCGCACCATCGACCAGGCCTACGGCTGGGGCATGAACTGGACCCCCGGCCGCAAGTGA
- a CDS encoding TauD/TfdA family dioxygenase: protein MVSHVDVFDQRDTEDSTPSGGPPVPWSGPGRLVRHRLSAAAADKAFALAKSCAAAYGSAHDEGFLADAPVLAHDLPSSVRRAANAARLDDRKHAFILSGNTIEPWLEPTPAFWHEADTEASGPYGFLLVLYAALLGDPIGWGTQQDGRVVTDVLPARGLEHSLVSASSERELGWHTEDAFSESRADHVGLFCLRDRGDIPTTLSCADPASLPRDIVRVLAQKRFVIHPDPSHSAAVGTGPDRERVALLSGPGEAPVLRIDRDFTVADEDDPEAVRAMEALIAQLDANMYEVVLGAGDVCFIDNRNVVHGRRPFRAGFDGKDRWLKRVNVVTDLRRTRDGRPSSSSRVVG, encoded by the coding sequence ATGGTGAGCCATGTCGATGTCTTTGATCAACGTGACACGGAGGACTCGACACCATCGGGCGGGCCGCCCGTGCCCTGGTCCGGGCCGGGGCGCCTCGTGCGCCACCGGCTGTCCGCCGCCGCGGCGGACAAGGCATTCGCCCTGGCCAAGAGCTGCGCGGCCGCCTACGGCAGCGCGCACGACGAGGGATTCCTCGCCGACGCCCCGGTGCTTGCGCACGACCTGCCGTCCTCGGTGCGCCGGGCGGCCAACGCCGCGCGGCTCGACGACCGCAAGCACGCCTTCATCCTGTCCGGCAACACCATCGAACCGTGGCTGGAGCCCACGCCGGCGTTCTGGCACGAGGCGGACACCGAGGCCAGCGGCCCGTACGGCTTCCTGCTCGTGCTGTACGCGGCCCTGCTCGGCGATCCGATCGGCTGGGGCACCCAGCAGGACGGCAGGGTCGTCACCGATGTGCTGCCGGCGCGCGGGCTGGAGCACAGCCTGGTGAGCGCCAGCAGCGAACGGGAGCTGGGGTGGCACACGGAGGACGCGTTCTCGGAGAGCAGGGCCGACCACGTCGGGCTGTTCTGCCTGCGGGACCGGGGCGACATTCCGACGACCCTCTCGTGCGCCGATCCGGCGTCGCTGCCGCGGGACATCGTGCGCGTCCTGGCGCAGAAGCGTTTCGTCATCCATCCCGACCCGTCGCACAGCGCCGCCGTCGGCACCGGGCCGGACCGGGAGAGGGTGGCGCTGCTGAGCGGGCCGGGGGAGGCACCGGTCCTGCGGATCGACCGGGACTTCACCGTGGCCGACGAGGACGATCCCGAGGCGGTCCGGGCCATGGAGGCACTGATCGCGCAGCTGGACGCCAACATGTACGAGGTGGTGCTCGGCGCGGGCGATGTGTGCTTCATCGACAACCGCAACGTCGTCCACGGCCGCCGTCCCTTCCGGGCGGGCTTCGACGGGAAGGACCGCTGGCTGAAGCGGGTCAACGTCGTCACCGACCTGCGGCGCACCCGGGACGGGCGGCCTTCGTCGAGCAGCAGGGTGGTCGGCTGA
- the vioD gene encoding capreomycidine synthase — protein sequence MSLGEIAAAPLEDWLRERYFAASVDISSSGVLNYTLGELRALLGVDVAELDDVIFRDSPSTGCEPLREAVAARFAPGRADRTMVTHGSTEGIFLALAALLRPGDEVVVLDPVYHALSAVARACGARLRVWELRAEDDFRPDLDLLERQLSPRTRAVVVNFPHNPTGACLDAAGRRRLAGLLARYDCHLFWDAAFGELVYDDGPPVAAPGEADGLPTDRVVSTGTLSKAYGLPGIRVGWCVAEPRLLAEMVRIRDYTTISTSPLNELLALRVLRDADRVLLPRLELARRNRTTLLEWAARHPGLVGCPPPVGGVSAFPRFPSVPDVTEACESLLREHGVLVVPGRCFGRPDRMRIGFGGDAGELTEGLDRVARVLGDASLTVPSRGGRSR from the coding sequence ATGAGCCTCGGTGAGATTGCCGCCGCCCCCCTGGAGGACTGGCTGCGCGAGAGGTACTTCGCGGCCTCGGTCGACATCTCCAGCTCGGGCGTCCTGAACTACACGCTCGGCGAACTGCGCGCACTCCTCGGCGTGGACGTGGCCGAGCTGGACGACGTCATCTTCCGCGACAGTCCGTCGACGGGCTGCGAGCCGCTGCGCGAGGCGGTCGCCGCGCGCTTCGCCCCGGGCCGCGCCGACCGGACGATGGTCACGCACGGGTCGACGGAGGGGATCTTCCTCGCCCTGGCGGCGCTGTTGCGTCCGGGCGACGAGGTCGTCGTCCTCGATCCCGTCTACCACGCCCTGTCCGCGGTGGCCAGGGCCTGTGGTGCGCGGCTGCGGGTGTGGGAGCTGCGGGCGGAGGACGACTTCCGTCCCGATCTCGATCTGCTGGAGCGGCAGTTGTCGCCCCGCACCCGGGCCGTGGTGGTCAACTTCCCGCACAATCCCACCGGCGCGTGCCTGGACGCGGCGGGAAGGCGGCGGCTGGCCGGCCTGCTGGCCCGGTACGACTGCCACCTCTTCTGGGACGCCGCCTTCGGTGAGCTGGTGTACGACGACGGCCCGCCGGTCGCCGCGCCGGGCGAGGCCGACGGGCTCCCGACGGACCGGGTCGTCTCGACGGGCACGCTCTCCAAGGCGTACGGCCTGCCGGGGATACGGGTCGGCTGGTGTGTCGCCGAGCCCCGGCTGCTGGCCGAGATGGTCCGCATCCGGGACTACACGACGATCTCCACGTCACCGCTGAACGAACTGCTCGCCCTGCGGGTGCTGCGGGACGCCGACCGTGTGCTGCTGCCCCGCCTGGAACTCGCACGGCGGAACCGTACGACGCTGCTGGAGTGGGCGGCCCGCCACCCCGGCCTGGTCGGCTGCCCGCCCCCCGTGGGCGGCGTCTCCGCGTTCCCCCGGTTCCCCTCGGTCCCCGACGTCACGGAGGCCTGCGAGTCTCTGCTGCGGGAGCACGGTGTCCTGGTCGTCCCCGGCCGGTGCTTCGGCCGGCCGGACCGGATGCGGATCGGGTTCGGCGGCGACGCGGGTGAACTCACCGAGGGCCTGGACCGGGTGGCCCGGGTGCTCGGCGACGCGTCCCTCACCGTGCCGTCCCGAGGAGGCCGCTCCCGATGA